One Micavibrio aeruginosavorus ARL-13 genomic window carries:
- the xseA gene encoding exodeoxyribonuclease VII large subunit, translating into MTNRTLFDPPPNPAPVGDPIPSAKQTPAEPPAAAPMRTNVPEMSVADLANALRRTLEESFGRVRVRGELSGLKLASSGHLYGTIKDADAVIDIVCWKGNLSKLSIRPEDGLDVVCVGKVSSYPKSSRYQIIVDSIELAGEGALLKMLEDRRKKLAAEGLFDAARKKPIPFLPTVIGVVTSPTGAVIRDIMHRLNDRFPRHVLLWPVAVQGDNAAAQIAAAIAGFDALPHDGSVPRPDVVIVARGGGSLEDLMAFNEEIVVRAAAACSIPLISAVGHETDTTLIDYAADMRAPTPTGAAEMAVPVRAELMAQIMDDARRLMGGMNRITDRHHERVVSLAARLGDPQKLLQIKTQAADHAIHRLDAAFDKAVQARIAKLDRLSAALRHPRQIVEDAGRRLSERAERLIRAAQTITPDKARTLTATVRVLDSLSFERVLDRGFVVVRDAAGTPVSNADALAKGSDITLEFRDKKHRTATVKD; encoded by the coding sequence ATGACCAACCGCACGTTATTCGACCCACCACCCAATCCCGCGCCCGTTGGGGACCCCATTCCCAGCGCGAAGCAAACACCTGCGGAACCCCCGGCAGCCGCACCCATGCGCACGAACGTGCCTGAAATGAGCGTCGCGGATCTGGCCAATGCGTTGCGCCGGACGTTGGAAGAATCCTTTGGTCGCGTGCGGGTGCGCGGGGAATTATCCGGTTTGAAGCTGGCCTCCTCTGGCCATTTGTATGGCACGATCAAGGATGCGGATGCGGTCATTGATATCGTCTGTTGGAAGGGCAACCTTTCGAAACTGTCCATCCGCCCCGAAGACGGGCTGGACGTGGTGTGCGTCGGTAAAGTCTCCAGCTATCCGAAATCATCACGGTATCAGATTATCGTTGATTCCATTGAATTGGCGGGCGAAGGCGCGTTGCTGAAAATGCTGGAAGACCGCCGCAAAAAACTGGCGGCGGAAGGCCTGTTTGACGCCGCCCGCAAAAAACCCATTCCGTTTTTGCCCACCGTGATTGGCGTGGTGACATCACCCACGGGTGCGGTGATCCGCGATATCATGCATCGTTTGAATGATCGGTTCCCGCGCCATGTGTTGTTGTGGCCCGTCGCGGTGCAGGGCGATAATGCCGCCGCGCAAATTGCGGCGGCCATTGCCGGGTTTGATGCACTTCCGCACGATGGGTCCGTGCCGCGCCCGGATGTGGTGATTGTCGCGCGCGGGGGCGGAAGCCTCGAAGATTTGATGGCGTTTAACGAGGAAATCGTCGTGCGCGCCGCCGCCGCCTGTTCTATTCCGTTGATCTCAGCGGTGGGGCATGAAACCGATACGACATTGATCGATTATGCCGCCGATATGCGCGCACCCACACCGACCGGAGCCGCCGAAATGGCCGTGCCCGTGCGCGCCGAGTTGATGGCCCAGATCATGGATGATGCCCGTCGTTTGATGGGCGGCATGAACCGCATCACCGATCGCCACCATGAACGCGTAGTGTCCTTGGCCGCGCGGCTGGGTGATCCGCAAAAATTGCTGCAGATCAAAACACAGGCCGCCGATCACGCCATCCACCGTCTGGATGCCGCCTTTGACAAGGCCGTGCAGGCCCGCATTGCGAAACTAGACCGTCTGTCCGCCGCCTTGCGCCACCCACGCCAGATTGTCGAGGATGCGGGGCGTCGTTTGAGTGAGCGCGCCGAACGTCTGATCCGCGCGGCCCAAACCATCACGCCGGACAAAGCCCGCACCCTGACCGCCACGGTCCGCGTTCTGGATTCCCTGTCGTTTGAACGGGTGCTGGATCGCGGGTTCGTCGTGGTGCGTGATGCGGCGGGAACGCCCGTATCGAATGCCGATGCGCTGGCCAAGGGATCGGATATCACGCTGGAATTCCGTGACAAGAAACACCGCACCGCCACGGTTAAGGACTGA
- a CDS encoding TerD family protein: MSGGIGDDPFWNETTAGDNDFERPIDMMGDMGGNGNGGAQNTNLPDSGVDMIGDLAASAPAPAPSPSDFHLVEKGDYFDLVKKVPSLRRIMIGAGWDHKMLETTKIDVDLSCFLLDKQNQTRVDEDFVFYNNESGCDGAVRHSGDSRTGAGDGDDESLFIDLNGLPFDVLRVMITLSIYNAAEAEQHLGMVRNIYLRVVNEEDGNEIVRLQMDESMLNGVAGMQVACLVREGPKWYLEVLENPVKGGLGAIATQYGIIVGAGA; this comes from the coding sequence ATGAGCGGCGGCATAGGCGATGATCCGTTCTGGAACGAAACAACAGCGGGCGATAATGATTTTGAACGTCCCATCGACATGATGGGCGATATGGGCGGGAATGGAAATGGCGGGGCTCAAAACACGAACCTGCCGGACAGCGGTGTCGACATGATCGGTGATCTGGCCGCATCCGCGCCTGCGCCGGCGCCTTCACCCTCCGATTTCCATCTGGTGGAAAAGGGCGATTATTTCGATCTGGTGAAAAAGGTTCCGTCCCTGCGCCGTATCATGATTGGTGCAGGCTGGGACCATAAAATGCTGGAAACAACCAAGATCGACGTGGATTTAAGCTGCTTCCTGCTGGATAAGCAGAACCAGACCCGTGTGGATGAGGATTTCGTTTTCTACAACAACGAAAGCGGATGTGACGGGGCCGTGCGCCATAGCGGCGACAGCCGCACCGGTGCGGGCGATGGCGATGATGAATCGCTGTTCATCGATCTGAACGGTCTGCCGTTCGATGTGTTGCGTGTGATGATCACATTGTCGATCTATAACGCGGCCGAGGCCGAACAGCATCTGGGTATGGTGCGCAATATCTATCTGCGCGTCGTGAACGAAGAAGACGGCAATGAAATCGTCCGTCTGCAGATGGATGAATCCATGCTGAACGGCGTTGCCGGGATGCAGGTCGCGTGCCTGGTGCGCGAAGGGCCGAAATGGTATCTCGAGGTGCTGGAAAACCCAGTCAAAGGCGGCTTAGGTGCGATCGCGACCCAGTACGGAATTATCGTTGGCGCCGGCGCGTAA